GTGCGCCGTAAGGAATGAGGCCCTGCACAATACAGCTAAACGTGTCTAAAATAGACGCGGCGCGCTTCGGTTCAATTTCATATTCTGCAGCCATTTCCTTTGCTATGGGACCGGCTACCACAATGGCAACGGTGTTGTTTGCGGTGGCAATGTCCATAGCGCCTACCAACAGTCCCATGCCGAGCTGGCCGCCTTTATTGCCCCGGAACAGTTTTTTTATAAACGCCAGCAGAGCGTTAAAACCGCCGTGTTCTCTGATGAGCGCACACATGGCAGAAACCAGAACCGTTACAATAATGGTTTCAAACATGCCCTGCGCCCCTGCGCCGGCATTTGCCAAAAGTTCAATTGGGGCGGCTGAGCCGCTGATGAAAACAATGGCGGCTCCTGAAACAATTCCCACAAGCAAAACCACAAACACGTTAAGCCCAGCAATGCCGCCAATCAGCACCAGAACATAAGGTATCAATTCCACCAAATTATAAGATTCGCTTACGACATTGTTAATTTCAGTGCCGAAGGACAGGGCAATGATGACAATGAGTGTCAACACTGCTGCTGGCAGGGCAATTTTAAAGTTGGCCCGGAACTTGTCCCGCATGGGGCAGCCCTGGGTGCTGCAAGCGGCAATGGTAGTGTCGGAAATGAAAGACAGGTTGTCGCCGAACATGGCACCCCCCACCACCGAGGCAATGCACAGCGGCATGGAAAAGCCCGAAGCTGCGGAAACATTCACCGCAATGGGCACAATTATACTGATGGTTCCGGTAGACGTTCCCATGGCAGTGGATATGAAGCACGACACAAGAAATAAAATAGCCACGGAAAACTGCGCAGGAACAATGCTGAGCAAAAAATATGCGGCGCTTGCTGCGCTGCTGCGGCCCAAAACGCCAACAAAAATGCCTGCGGTTAAAAAGATTAAAATCATGGTCATAATGTTTTTGTCGCCCACGCCCTTTGCCATGACACTTAGCTTTTCGTCAAACTTTAGCCCTCTGTTTTGCAGGCAGGCCACCAAAATTGCCGCCATAAATGCAACGACAATGGGAATGCTGTAAAATCCCATATTGATTTTCATGACATATTCAAACAAAATTCCAAGTCCCAGATATAAAATTAAAAAAACTAGAATCGGAAGCAGCGCGATGGGGTTTGACGCGTTATTTAACTCTTTTTTCATTTTTACACTCCTTTTTACCACAGTTGTATAACCCGAGTATAGCAAAATTTGAATTTCCTGTCAAGCAAAAAGCGCAGGCTAACACTGACGGCTAATAAAGAATATCATCTGGCTTCAGGAGCGTAAAAGGGATATTTTTTTATGACGGTTGCCAATATATTACCGATATTTTTTCCCTTTAAAAAGTATATCAAAGTTCTTTGTTACATCTTCACCATTTGAAGTGATGCATAAATGTACAAGTTTTCTGTCTTTAATCTTCACCTCTGCAACTGCACCGCCTTTAATTGCAAGCTTGAAAGAGATATCTCCTTTTTCAAGCGGAAATGCCGGCAAAATATTCACTGTTTTTCCATCGCTTTGCAACAGCATTTCATTTACAGATGAAATAAACATTCCGCAAGCTGTGGTAAACCAAGGTTTTATTCTTACCGCAGGTTCGTTTATTTCAAACATTTCATGAAACACACCTGCCGATTCATAGCTTTCAGTCAAAGCATGATATGCTTTTTCCGGCATATTGGCTCTCGCGTAGCTAATTGCTTTCCAACACGCATACCAAGGCGAAATTTTTCTTCCCATAGGATACATATTACCGTATTTTTCACCGTGTTTTTCAAAATCTTCCCATGCGTTTAAGAGTTTTTTGTCGTTACTATCTATTATATGAAACGGAAACTTGCCTGCAAAAACAGCAATGCTTTTTTGGGTATAGCCCGTGTGAGGAACATACATATCATTTTCAACAGGCAAGCTTTTACGCAGCTCAGACGCAATAAACCTACACTCTTTGCGATAATCTTTATCAATCTCTAAAATTTCAGATGCTTTTGCGCAGCATTCGAGCAATTTAATCGCTCCGCAAGATGTCATAAATGGATTTTCAACTGCTGCTCCAAGACGCTCAAGGTCGGTACATTTACCAATGTAAAATCTTTCGCCGTCGCGGTAAACCATATAATTCGTAAAATACTTTGCACATGCACGAATCATTCTGTAACATTTTTTCAAAAAGTCCTTATCCCTTGTATACTCGTAGAATTCAAAGGCGCCCAAGCCAATTACGGGCATATGAAAAACATGGTCAAGCCATGTGCCTATGGGGGAAAGCTCAATGTCAGCTTTTTCTCCCGTTTCCCACAAGAACTTTGCCATTTCTTGCGTTTCTTCTCTTTTGTGGCAGTCGCTTCCGTATTGGATAGCAGTTTCAAGACAAACATCAGCACGAAATGTGGGCACTCGCTTTGCAAGCTCTAATCGATTTGCTCCAAGCAGTGCATAAAAGCTATAATACTCATCAAATGCAAAGTATCTTCCGTGCCAATACCCGTTGTTAAGACCTATAGGGATAGAGTATTTTGTTGTATAGCACTTTAAGTCATAAAGCGAGGTTTTGTAAATTTCGTTTAATTTTTTATCGGGAGTTTCAACAT
This Congzhengia minquanensis DNA region includes the following protein-coding sequences:
- a CDS encoding glycosyl hydrolase family 95 catalytic domain-containing protein, encoding MFKVPVRTKMEQKFLQRALSTPNAIFYAINKTFENVGKNKKFYYDFVLEGYSEAIDELTNILYAKKDRDEACIGFRIYGMDIYSGEIRLCMNKEYKTEPIPNGMRFEFEASDGESVALFYYLEDNLESDDYIEALNTIKKKIDGRGYEGLLTECEENYKSFFALGYVETPDKKLNEIYKTSLYDLKCYTTKYSIPIGLNNGYWHGRYFAFDEYYSFYALLGANRLELAKRVPTFRADVCLETAIQYGSDCHKREETQEMAKFLWETGEKADIELSPIGTWLDHVFHMPVIGLGAFEFYEYTRDKDFLKKCYRMIRACAKYFTNYMVYRDGERFYIGKCTDLERLGAAVENPFMTSCGAIKLLECCAKASEILEIDKDYRKECRFIASELRKSLPVENDMYVPHTGYTQKSIAVFAGKFPFHIIDSNDKKLLNAWEDFEKHGEKYGNMYPMGRKISPWYACWKAISYARANMPEKAYHALTESYESAGVFHEMFEINEPAVRIKPWFTTACGMFISSVNEMLLQSDGKTVNILPAFPLEKGDISFKLAIKGGAVAEVKIKDRKLVHLCITSNGEDVTKNFDILFKGKKYR
- a CDS encoding Na+/H+ antiporter NhaC family protein, which produces MKKELNNASNPIALLPILVFLILYLGLGILFEYVMKINMGFYSIPIVVAFMAAILVACLQNRGLKFDEKLSVMAKGVGDKNIMTMILIFLTAGIFVGVLGRSSAASAAYFLLSIVPAQFSVAILFLVSCFISTAMGTSTGTISIIVPIAVNVSAASGFSMPLCIASVVGGAMFGDNLSFISDTTIAACSTQGCPMRDKFRANFKIALPAAVLTLIVIIALSFGTEINNVVSESYNLVELIPYVLVLIGGIAGLNVFVVLLVGIVSGAAIVFISGSAAPIELLANAGAGAQGMFETIIVTVLVSAMCALIREHGGFNALLAFIKKLFRGNKGGQLGMGLLVGAMDIATANNTVAIVVAGPIAKEMAAEYEIEPKRAASILDTFSCIVQGLIPYGAQMLIAVSCAAELGFSVSALSIIPWMFYPFLLLLTSLVYIFLSKRTRKEPA